One stretch of Punica granatum isolate Tunisia-2019 chromosome 5, ASM765513v2, whole genome shotgun sequence DNA includes these proteins:
- the LOC116206712 gene encoding probable inactive histone-lysine N-methyltransferase SUVR2, which yields MAPPNPKVKAAFSAMRTLGIKEDKVKPVLKKLLKLYDKNWELIEEENYRTLIDAIFEEDDNKVADQKRNSHSEEEEEEAPAEELRRPLKRLRHRNQENQSIDSPSNSNLRISGAALVQPKQEEEFCPPEAALNERSRGKRPISNDLNERGKQSQPMATSGRPSHEIRIREANVDSGTVLPKQKIPVSNHLALMKPKDEPFTDDRHINESPLAMILPEPSLNKTSTGKQKIGEANGDAQTSLNVDGENGVGGPQASETDKNNCKAAHNSCEGADVPIKSPTILEIASSSLGEVKLNLSCNSTLGRSEFRMPSRDKVLKMVEDKCLQSYEILDPDFSVMKLMRDMCQCFVELGKHGNDSGDRTTPIRRPELRQEWQQH from the exons ATGGCGCCGCCAAATCCCAAAGTGAAAGCAGCCTTTTCAGCAATGAGGACTCTAGGGATCAAGGAAGATAAAGTGAAACCAGTGTTAAAGAAGCTCTTAAAGCTGTACGATAAGAACTGGGAACTGATTGAGGAGGAAAATTATAGGACTCTCATCGATGCGATATTTGAAGAGGATGACAATAAG GTTGCAGATCAAAAGAGAAATAGCCATTCCGAG gaggaagaggaagaagccCCAGCAGAGGAGCTTCGACGCCCCTTGAAAAGGCTCAGGCACAGGAACCAAGAAAATCAGTCCATTGATTCTCCCAGCAATTCAAATCTTCGAATAAGTGGAGCTGCTCTAGTACAGCCTAAACAGGAGGAGGAATTTTGCCCTCCTGAGGCTGCTCTAAATGAGCGAAGCAGAGGGAAACGACCTATCTCGAATGATCTGAATGAAAGAGGAAAACAGTCTCAGCCAATGGCTACATCAGGGAGACCATCTCATGAAATTCGTATCAGGGAGGCTAATGTTGATTCAGGCACAGTTCTGCCCAAACAGAAAATTCCTGTTAGCAATCATTTAGCGCTGATGAAACCCAAGGATGAGCCATTCACCGATGACAGACACATAAATGAATCTCCTCTTGCCATGATCCTTCCTG AGCCATCACTGAATAAAACTTCAACTGGTAAGCAAAAAATTGGTGAAGCGAATGGCGATGCACAGACTTCCTTAAATGTAGATGGAGAAAATGGCGTTGGAGGTCCTCAAGCATCAGAAACTGACAAAAACAACTGCAAGGCTGCACACAACAGCTGCGAGGGTGCGGATGTTCCAATAAAATCTCCGACCATCTTAGAGATTGCCTCGTCATCCTTGGGAGAGGTGAAGTTAAATCTAAGCTGCAACTCTACCCTTGGACGATCAGAGTTTCGTATGCCTAGTCGAGACAAAGTCCTGAAGATGGTGGAAGATAAATGTCTCCAATCATATGAAATCCTTGACCCTGATTTTTCTGTCATGAAACTGATGAGAGATATGTGCCAGTGCTTTGTGGAATTAGGAAAGCACGGCAATGACTCAGGAGACAGAACAACTCCGATTAGACGCCCCGAACTTAGACAGGAATGGCAGCAGCATTGA
- the LOC116208909 gene encoding zinc finger A20 and AN1 domain-containing stress-associated protein 1-like codes for MDAPTVPCARGCGLYGLPDQHGLCCNCYNDFLWEKIAKSLARLPDSSLVATSVDDLTAHMGKLFVSDSSVIATSVNDLTACMRKLSVSRIERSTATDSHPYDNNAASKCKRQKRTKNKCRTCSKRLGLLGFQCRCGDLFCGRHRYPEEHACKVDLKTSARKLLAKQIFQSAIRA; via the coding sequence ATGGATGCACCAACCGTGCCCTGCGCTAGGGGTTGTGGCTTATATGGATTGCCCGACCAGCATGGTTTGTGCTGCAATTGCTACAATGATTTTCTCTGGGAAAAGATTGCCAAGTCCCTGGCGAGACTGCCGGATTCATCTCTGGTTGCCACTTCAGTTGATGATCTAACAGCACACATGGGTAAACTATTTGTGTCGGATTCATCCGTTATCGCCACTTCAGTTAACGATCTGACAGCATGCATGCGTAAACTATCAGTGTCAAGAATAGAGAGAAGTACAGCTACTGATAGTCACCCGTATGACAATAATGCGGCTTCTAAATGCAAACGTCAAAAAAGGACCAAGAACAAGTGCAGAACTTGCAGCAAGCGGCTTGGACTTTTGGGGTTTCAGTGTCGATGTGGAGACCTCTTCTGCGGGAGACATAGGTACCCGGAAGAACATGCCTGCAAGGTGGATTTGAAGACGAGCGCACGCAAACTTCTGGCCAAGCAAATATTCCAATCCGCGATTCGTGCCTGA